Proteins encoded in a region of the Mercenaria mercenaria strain notata chromosome 1, MADL_Memer_1, whole genome shotgun sequence genome:
- the LOC123530592 gene encoding uncharacterized protein LOC123530592, with translation MWNFKLKKYLLFKIGIVIMTFLIINVDNTSANVQTYIDVCDDVIMIGTEDQAARLKYYYKPRSSQLVCNITIETLERYQTHGGYYHIAYTFLDTGIENNFKCTTHIFYNNGFSSNRLCGSNVYPDVVEITRDNVLYLTVTGDGNTDFEFDMLFLSFHNGSCATYETRCQGLLGDSNTGSACVDYSLVCHETYTFCGQSNSQCSDIISPTGSNNTVIAVTLVTLVAVLFTGLICFLCYKKNFCSFLKRDESEDVRTTARNIFSVQLATRGVDGNDNAAATDDEGNPIDFSQFDPPPEYGSLEHLDNAGVIKTDGNANPDEVLPSYSDVMRNFDNYTVTTQI, from the exons atgtGGAATTTTaaactaaagaaatatttattatttaagattgGAATagtaataatgacatttttaataattaacgtgGATAACACTTCCGCTAACGTACAAACAT ACATTGATGTTTGCGACGATGTTATCATGATAGGTACCGAAGATCAGGCTGCTAGACTTAAGTACTACTACAAACCGAGATCCAGTCAACTTGTTTGTAACATTACCATAGAAACGCTTGAGAGATATCAGACACATGGCGGATATTATCATATAGCATATACATTTCTAGACACtggaattgaaaataattttaaatgtacgactcatattttttacaataatgGATTCTCTTCGAATAGATTATGTGGGAGTAATGTATATCCGGATGTTGTAGAAATTACACGAGACAACGTTCTTTACCTCACTGTTACAGGCGATGGCAatactgattttgaatttgatatgcTATTTTTGTCATTCCATAATGGTTCCTGTGCTACATATGAGACAAGATGTCAAGGTTTGCTTGGTGATTCAAACACAGGATCAGCGTGTGTAGATTATAGTCTCGTCTGCCATGAGACTTACACGTTTTGTGGACAGTCTAATTCCCAGTGTTCAGATATAATATCGCCGACAGGAAGTAACAATACTGTAATAGCAGTAACTTTAGTAACATTAGTGGCTGTTCTTTTCACTGGTTTGATCTGTTTTCTGTGTTATAAAAAGAACTTCTGCAGTTTTTTGAAGCGGGACGAGTCGGAAGATGTACGTACTACAGCCAGGAATATTTTCAGTGTTCAGCTTGCCACCCGAGGTGTGGATGGTAATGACAACGCTGCGGCTACGGACGATGAAGGAAACCCGATAGATTTCAGTCAGTTTGATCCTCCCCCTGAATATGGTTCTCTAGAACATTTAGATAACGCTGGTGTGATTAAAACAGACGGAAATGCAAATCCGGATGAAGTGCTTCCAAGTTATAGTGACGTCATGAGGAATTTCGATAATTACACGGTAACTACACAAATCTGA